A segment of the Oncorhynchus tshawytscha isolate Ot180627B linkage group LG06, Otsh_v2.0, whole genome shotgun sequence genome:
TCCACACTCTCATTCTCCAGAAGCTCCAGACAGCTCACTAGGGCCTGGGGTAAAATACCAAAGTACACTATAACTTAcccaaacaaacattaatccacACTGGTGATCCTAGCAACAAGATAACACTTTTTAAGAAGTGCATTTTAAAAGTGCTACAGTGAGTAGGGCCTGAATGAATGCATCTCGGTCTCACCCTCTCTCGATGGCGTGGCTGGTCCGCGAGGCTCCGGAGCAGGGAGCTGGCAGAGGCAGACACCTTCCCCCGCGGGTCCCTGAGCAGCAGGCTGACAGCATGCAGGCCCTCCCTCTTCAGGCTGCTCTCTGGAGGCCTCTTCAGGGCCTTCACCAGTACCTCCTGGTCCCCTGACTGCAGGCTCTGAACCAGCCACACTGGGGGatgggtggagatggaggggggagaagaaAAAGGGTAGACAGTGTGTTGTGGAAGGAAGAAGGTAGTAAAAAAGAGAGTGAATGAGGAAGGATGGAATTGCGATAGAAAGAAGAGAATAGAatgagatgagtatgttataATGAGTGTGGTGAAACAACAACGAGAGCAATCAGCCTTTTAAATCATGTTCATTCACACATTCATCATGTCTGAGCATAGAGCCAAGTGGCCGTCTGTAACCACATTCATCATGACTGAGCATAGAGCCAAGTGGCCGTCTGTTCATAACTTATTCATTCAAACTAACTCCACGCAATAGTCAATCTCCCAGACACTAACCCTCCTCCGCTAGTTCAATGATGTGCGTGTCCAAATCGCTCACTCCCTCGGCCTCTAGGTAGCTCCAGAACTGGAAGAGGGTCAGCATGTCTCTGGCCACCACGCCCCCACGCTTGGGCAGCCTCCTCTCCAGAATTCTCTCCACCAGACGCAAGAACACTAGATACAGCACAGAGAGATGGGTCAGACGTGACAAGATGGCACATCACAGGCCACTGGAACCAAAGCCAGGAGCATTGCTGATCCAAACTCCTTAGGGAGAGTGTTTTAGACCATGTATCACTATGTTTAAATattatatatgccatttagcagacacttttattcaAAGTGACTTACATACATTTTATGTTTGGTGggcccgggaatcgaacccactaccctggcattacaagcgccatgctctaccaactgagctacaaaggatcATATTATAAATCATATAATGcatgatagacacacacagagacacaacaaccTTATCACACCTGTGTCTGCCAGGCTAACTCCTCTCTCGGGCAGTCTGTTGGTGTAAGCAGCGGCCAGAGTTGTGAGGAAAGCGTCTGTGGAGGTGCTGTACACACTGCCATCATCCGTACACTGCTGCCATAGCAATGTTGCCCCTTGGCACTGTTCTAACTGGGGAACCACTACTCCAGGACAGAGAGGCAGTAGAAGACAGGCAGACGGAAAAGAAAACAAGTTAGAGATGGTAGTAATTGAATCATTTACAATTACAGTAGTTAACCTTTGTCATTATTGCCTTAGCTCTGTCAGTGACTAAGCTAATATGCTGTTTTATTGTCCTCCTTACAGCAATAATGAACTCACCCTCATCTGGCTGAGTGGCTCCTCCAGGGGTCTCCTTGGCAACACGTCTGATGAGCTCGAGGACGCGGGCCTCCCTGAGCAGGCGGTCCAGAGCATACATCTCCCCACAGCGCAGAGGCCCAAAGGTCCCCAGCCTCTGCACAGCATCAGCCATTAGGAGTCATAGGTTCCACATAGCCAAAATCAGGACATTTGTTAAGACCACATATGTCAATTTGAAATTGTTTTATTACATTACAACTGGGAGCTGTTGCTCTGCTTATCAATCATGTTGACAGCGCAACACAAACGCAAGATCCAAGTAGAACTTATGTTTGAGATTTGAATTCTTAAACTCATTTGGTTTAGTCTCATACATAAGGGGACCATGGGGTGATTTGTTACTCATATGAGTATGTCATGTTCCTCACCAGAAGTTGTGCACTGCAGTTTTTCAGATGGACCAGTAGTGTATGGTCTAGAGCCTGGCAGCCTGTGCTCACAGGTCCAGAGGAGTGGGactcccagcatctctcctcacaGCATCTCTCCTCACAGCACTCATCCTCCCCTGCACTCTCCTCTGGTGGCCTGCCGGGGGCGCTGTGGTGCTCACTAAACAACAATCACACAGGAGCCCAGGTATGAGCACATCAGGAATGTTGTTTatttgtactttaaaaaaaactttatttaactaggcaagtcagtgcaAGTTGTTACCCTAGAGTGGTACCCTGTAGAGCCATGGCTCTACATATCATGCCACCTTTAGACCAGATGAGGGCATTATCATTCAGAATACCAATGAACTTTTCTTATCCTTACTAACATCCAGCATATTTAAATGTGTGTTCCACCACTAGATGGTAGTAAGTAACCACACAGAAATCCAACTAGCTCCTCCACCAGCAAAACTTCTCATCTTTAAAACTGACTGTGAAGGAACATAGAGAGGGAGGCCATTTTATGGACCCTGACCCGTCTGTCACACTCCTtttctccccatcctcctcctcctcttcatcctccaggTCTGAGGTATTGAGGAAGTCAAAGCTGCCGAGAGCCGTCTCCACCGCCAGACTCTGGACACTGGACGAACAACTGCATGTATGGCCCTTcagaacacacacgtacacatgttatagagagacagacagacagacagacatgcacacacgtactcaaacatacagcacacatacagtaacaaAAGCATACATTTTTCAGCAAACCATATCACTGCCAAAAGTCCTGATTGTAAGAATACACCCCATATTTGGAAAAGGATCATCTGAGGAAAGTATCTGGGAACAAAACAGTGTGTTCTAAAATTATGCCGTGATGAAATGAAGAATAATAGAGAAACTCAAATGCATCTGTGTTTCCTATCGCCTTGTCAGAGGGTTTGGCTCAGTGAGCTCTGATGCTTATCTGTGTCTCAGTTGGGAAGAAGGTGGGTGTGTGTACGTGTAAGAGGCTGACGACCGCCCAGCGACAGTACACACATCTCCCGCTGCAGCATTGTGAGATGGAAACATTTAGACTGAGCTGAAGGGCAGGAAGTTCCGCACCCTGATCCCAATCCCACAGGGGACTGTGGGATTATGGAACTCTGAAATCTACTCAACCCCCACCAACGTCCCCCTCACTCTTATGAAGTGGTCACTTCCATTGTCAggtacaacataaaacacaagaGACAGAGCCATATATgtacacactacacagacacacactacacagacacacacttcacacacacagctataacTTACTGTTAATGTCTCCTCCAGTAGTCTGAGCTCCTGCTCCAGGACCTGTAACTCAGGAAACTGTCCCCTGTAGTCATCCAGAGAGGCGATGACTGCACTCAGGGCTTCCTCAACTTCACTGTCCACAGCCTGCTGCTTCTCACCCTCTGTGGGGTTGGCCTCTACTACAGGCCCAGGCTTCTCGGCCTCCTCCACCACTGCCCTGTGGGCAGTATATGATATTTCCTCTGTGCTCTGGGTCTGTGCTTGTGAGTCTGCTCTGAGATCCAGAGAGGTACCTTGCTGAGACACGGCATCAGTCCTAGTGGGTGCAGAGTTCTGGAGTTCTGGCTCTACCGCTGAAACAGCCCCTGAAACAACCTCTAACCCAGTGTCTGACTCTATAGACCCTGCAGAATACCTGCTCTCTGGCCTGCTCTCCTCCACGGTGACAGTAGCTGGGGTGAGTGGCTCAGATGGTTCCCCGACCACCACAGTCTCAGCTGGGACAGGGGCTGACTCCGCCCTGGCAGGCATCTCCATCTCAATATCATTTATAGAGATCCCAGACTGCAGGGAGGTGGCCTCAGAGGGCTCCACTGATTCGCAAGTTGACCTGTCCATCAGTACCCCATCGGCACTGTTCTCACTGATATGGCTGAGGGAGCGTGAATAACGTGTTTGGCCGTTAGGTACAGCCTGTTTCCCAGAATCCTCCTCTTTCCCTGCTGCTCCAGTGTCTGGCTCCTCCTTCTGCACATC
Coding sequences within it:
- the ripor1 gene encoding rho family-interacting cell polarization regulator 1 isoform X3 — translated: MSLSVRPSRRVISRSITRSQSFAGVNSYDKPYRNLSVFSTPRVTRKPSRASRMFTLSAKSPPPKVPQPERLDEVYEALKRGLQSYLQVHQIELDSLSRQMRESKRNSRLGFLYELDKQVKVVERFMRRLEFHLSKIDELYEAYCMQHRLRDGANKMVKAYTVSQGSREARESLSEANKGYKEYTENMCMLESELENQLGEFHVKMKGLAGFARLCAGDTYEIFMKYGRQRWKLRGRMEINGKQVWDSEDMVFLPLITEFLSIKVTELKSLANHVVVGNVSCETKDLFAALPRTVAVDINDLGTIKLSLEVTWNPFDKDDQASAASTVNKPPTVNKRFSTYNQSPPDTPSLREQAFYTAPRSLSRSMMSPKHRWSLLDVFRDTLAERLSQSCSCSDVTSVHLGSANMQTDNMLRRQEEMENGTAWSNSSESSDDSSSPQLSLGLRHANKNLVQLEVQAAAPSIEISFAPRDSATSTPTRLAKPEDVQKEEPDTGAAGKEEDSGKQAVPNGQTRYSRSLSHISENSADGVLMDRSTCESVEPSEATSLQSGISINDIEMEMPARAESAPVPAETVVVGEPSEPLTPATVTVEESRPESRYSAGSIESDTGLEVVSGAVSAVEPELQNSAPTRTDAVSQQGTSLDLRADSQAQTQSTEEISYTAHRAVVEEAEKPGPVVEANPTEGEKQQAVDSEVEEALSAVIASLDDYRGQFPELQVLEQELRLLEETLTGHTCSCSSSVQSLAVETALGSFDFLNTSDLEDEEEEEDGEKRSVTDGEHHSAPGRPPEESAGEDECCEERCCEERCWESHSSGPVSTGCQALDHTLLVHLKNCSAQLLRLGTFGPLRCGEMYALDRLLREARVLELIRRVAKETPGGATQPDEVVPQLEQCQGATLLWQQCTDDGSVYSTSTDAFLTTLAAAYTNRLPERGVSLADTVFLRLVERILERRLPKRGGVVARDMLTLFQFWSYLEAEGVSDLDTHIIELAEEVWLVQSLQSGDQEVLVKALKRPPESSLKREGLHAVSLLLRDPRGKVSASASSLLRSLADQPRHRERALVSCLELLENESVETRVCGCKALACLKAKESIDQLVYLCRSDKEDVRDAAKQALLVLGEEGKLAHRHVEISLQEGVPRLFSPGSMASTAF
- the ripor1 gene encoding rho family-interacting cell polarization regulator 1 isoform X2 produces the protein MYSGYGGSPSRAVSTMSLSVRPSRRVISRSITRSQSFAGVNSYDKPYRNLSVFSTPRVTRKPSRASRMFTLSAKSPPPKVPQPERLDEVYEALKRGLQSYLQVHQIELDSLSRQMRESKRNSRLGFLYELDKQVKVVERFMRRLEFHLSKIDELYEAYCMQHRLRDGANKMVKAYTVSQGSREARESLSEANKGYKEYTENMCMLESELENQLGEFHVKMKGLAGFARLCAGDTYEIFMKYGRQRWKLRGRMEINGKQVWDSEDMVFLPLITEFLSIKVTELKSLANHVVVGNVSCETKDLFAALPRTVAVDINDLGTIKLSLEVTWNPFDKDDQASAASTVNKPPTVNKRFSTYNQSPPDTPSLREQAFYTAPRSLSRSMMSPKHRWSLLDVFRDTLAERLSQSCSCSDVTSVHLGSANMQTDNMLRRQEEMENGTAWSNSSESSDDSSSPQLSLGLRHANKNLVQLEVQAAAPSIEISFAPRDSATSTPTRLAKPEDVQKEEPDTGAAGKEEDSGKQAVPNGQTRYSRSLSHISENSADGVLMDRSTCESVEPSEATSLQSGISINDIEMEMPARAESAPVPAETVVVGEPSEPLTPATVTVEESRPESRYSAGSIESDTGLEVVSGAVSAVEPELQNSAPTRTDAVSQQGTSLDLRADSQAQTQSTEEISYTAHRAVVEEAEKPGPVVEANPTEGEKQQAVDSEVEEALSAVIASLDDYRGQFPELQVLEQELRLLEETLTGHTCSCSSSVQSLAVETALGSFDFLNTSDLEDEEEEEDGEKRSVTDGEHHSAPGRPPEESAGEDECCEERCCEERCWESHSSGPVSTGCQALDHTLLVHLKNCSAQLLRLGTFGPLRCGEMYALDRLLREARVLELIRRVAKETPGGATQPDEVVPQLEQCQGATLLWQQCTDDGSVYSTSTDAFLTTLAAAYTNRLPERGVSLADTVFLRLVERILERRLPKRGGVVARDMLTLFQFWSYLEAEGVSDLDTHIIELAEEVWLVQSLQSGDQEVLVKALKRPPESSLKREGLHAVSLLLRDPRGKVSASASSLLRSLADQPRHRERALVSCLELLENESVETRVCGCKALACLKAKESIDQLVYLCRSDKEDVRDAAKQALLVLGEEGKLAHRHVEISLQEGVPRLFSPGSMASTAF
- the ripor1 gene encoding rho family-interacting cell polarization regulator 1 isoform X4 yields the protein MCRLPVSCLLHDAHDEKDPLEGSPSRAVSTMSLSVRPSRRVISRSITRSQSFAGVNSYDKPYRNLSVFSTPRVTRKPSRASRMFTLSAKSPPPKVPQPERLDEVYEALKRGLQSYLQVHQIELDSLSRQMRESKRNSRLGFLYELDKQVKVVERFMRRLEFHLSKIDELYEAYCMQHRLRDGANKMVKAYTVSQGSREARESLSEANKGYKEYTENMCMLESELENQLGEFHVKMKGLAGFARLCAGDTYEIFMKYGRQRWKLRGRMEINGKQVWDSEDMVFLPLITEFLSIKVTELKSLANHVVVGNVSCETKDLFAALPRTVAVDINDLGTIKLSLEVTWNPFDKDDQASAASTVNKPPTVNKRFSTYNQSPPDTPSLREQAFYNMLRRQEEMENGTAWSNSSESSDDSSSPQLSLGLRHANKNLVQLEVQAAAPSIEISFAPRDSATSTPTRLAKPEDVQKEEPDTGAAGKEEDSGKQAVPNGQTRYSRSLSHISENSADGVLMDRSTCESVEPSEATSLQSGISINDIEMEMPARAESAPVPAETVVVGEPSEPLTPATVTVEESRPESRYSAGSIESDTGLEVVSGAVSAVEPELQNSAPTRTDAVSQQGTSLDLRADSQAQTQSTEEISYTAHRAVVEEAEKPGPVVEANPTEGEKQQAVDSEVEEALSAVIASLDDYRGQFPELQVLEQELRLLEETLTGHTCSCSSSVQSLAVETALGSFDFLNTSDLEDEEEEEDGEKRSVTDGEHHSAPGRPPEESAGEDECCEERCCEERCWESHSSGPVSTGCQALDHTLLVHLKNCSAQLLRLGTFGPLRCGEMYALDRLLREARVLELIRRVAKETPGGATQPDEVVPQLEQCQGATLLWQQCTDDGSVYSTSTDAFLTTLAAAYTNRLPERGVSLADTVFLRLVERILERRLPKRGGVVARDMLTLFQFWSYLEAEGVSDLDTHIIELAEEVWLVQSLQSGDQEVLVKALKRPPESSLKREGLHAVSLLLRDPRGKVSASASSLLRSLADQPRHRERALVSCLELLENESVETRVCGCKALACLKAKESIDQLVYLCRSDKEDVRDAAKQALLVLGEEGKLAHRHVEISLQEGVPRLFSPGSMASTAF